The window AAAAACAACTGAATCTTGATTTGGTAGCTCTGGGAGGCGAGTTGTGAAGTaccttctgctgtgttttggcaAACTTTCCCAAAAATTCCCCACATATTTGTGTAACAGCCCCAGAAGAGGCatcactcctccctcctccaccctctgcaACCTCAGAAAATTGATCATGAAGCTCGATCCATTTCACTTCTGGAGGAGGAAGCCTCctttctcacctctgcacagctggatGGCCGCTGCCTAGCGTGGGTGTCTGTTTTGCTAAAAGAAAGCAGCCATAATTAATAGTATTGTTTATTACTGTTAACGGGTTTTAGTGCTTGCCCTGTTTTGATCAAATTCGAAAGGTGTTTCTCAGCCGACCCTTTAATAACTTGTCTCAGGTAGCAAACAGGCTGCCTTCAGTACACCTGTGGCTGCTGGAACCACAGAGTCCTCTGTTTGTGAGtgaacaaactgctgaaagGTCATTTTCTAAATTTGGGGTCACTGCTGAGGCTGCAGGGTGCTTTTAACCTCGCCGGGCCACCTTGCTTCTTTATTTTGACTCATGTGTGACACTCTTCATGTCAATTTATTTCAGGCATAACAGCTGGGAACCCCAGGAGAACATCCTGGACCCGAGACTGTTAGCTGCTTTCAACAAGAAGTGAGTGTCCTCATCGAGATGTTAACACATCAGTGTATGAAATGATTGAGTAACTTTTGCAATCCTATAGGCCTGTTGCATTTGTAGCTAGTACTCTGATTGCTGATTGTTTATATCTAAATCTATTGGCTGAAAGGGGAGAAAAACTGGACCTGTTGCATTAGTTGATGAATACTTAATAATCGCTCATTGAACTCTTTCGTTaaagagagcaagaaaaggAGCTTCTGATACGCAAGAAAGGGAAGAGGCCGAGGGGACGACCACGGAAAATTCTGGTGAGTACAATTCACAGCTGAATGATTATGGGATGGTTGTTTGATGGCGTAGTTCACGATCTAATATTTGGTCTTAAATTTAGGAAAATGTGCCAGAAGCTCCGAAGTCCAGCAGCTCTTCATCtggatcatcatcatcctcctctgaTTCCTCATCGTCgtgctcttcctcttcatcctcatcagaGGACGATGGGGACGATATTAAACAGGCAAATCCAAGCGTCAGAACACGAGACCTTCATCCCGTCCCCCAGAAGAAGGCACAGATTGTGGTGGCGAAACAGGAGCCTCCAAAGAAGCGGAGCAGGAAGCCTCTGCCCCCTGACGGGAAGGAATTCCAACAGAACAAGGGCCCTCGCAAAATCCTGAAGACGTCCAAAGATACAGATCTTCCAGGAGCGATAAAGAAGCCGGTTCACCTGGCAAGCTTCACCTTCATGGGTTTTCATCGGGGCTCAGCCAGGGATCCAGTGGGTGGTCAGAACAGGGGCTCTCTGACCCAGGGTGGGGCTGTTAAAAACTCCATGAGCTCCGTGGGACCTGGCAGGTCAGTCCAACCATCCAGCCAGAGCAGGAACGTCACTGAGGGTAAACTGTCCATCTCCAGTATGAACAGCGGGACCAGTCTGGATTTGAAAGCAGCTGCTAGTAAATCAAAAGGGGTAGCAGCACTGAATTTGAATACATCCAAACACCCCATTCAGGGAACCACTCAGCATACACTAAGTTCCCCTAATGGACAAAAGAAACCCCAGGCCCCTGTGTCAACACTGCAGCGGATACCCAATACTAAAGAAGTGGCTTCCTTACCGTCCAAGAATGCCTCCTCCAATCAGAGTTCTGGTCTTCAGCCTCTGAACCTTCAAAACAAACCTGTGCAAAGCAGTGATGCTCCTGGAAATGGCACTACTCCAATGTCAGGCCTGAGAAATACTACAAACCCCACAAGGAAAACTATTGTCACACAGAATCAGGAGTACAGTCCTCTGAAGAATCCAGCGACCCCTGGAAGACTGCAGGCCAGAAAGAACCAGTCTGGAGCAGATAAGCTTAAGGAGATGACTGAAATCCAGACCCCCAGAGTCCAAGGCAGGCTGGAGAAAAGTGGCGTGCAGAAATCCTCCACTGAGGTCCAGAGCCAGCAAGAGAGATCGGCCTCCAAAGACGGCAAGAAGGCCAAAATGAACGACATGAGCACGGGCGAAGACGAGAGCAGCTCGGACTCTGACCAGGACTACGCTGGACAGAACCGCTCGGTCACGGTCCAGAACCAGGACTGGAAGCCCACACGGAGTCTGAtagagcatgtgtttgtgacGGATGTCACGGCTAATCTAGTGACTGTCACAGTCAAGGAGTCTCCAACCAGTGTGGGCTTCTTCAGCATTCGCAACTACTGACAGGACTCCAGGCACTGCAAACCAGATGTGAAGCAAACTGGTGGCTTTTGGGTTCTGGGTGAATGACATAAACCTTTGGCTGGAGGATTCCTGAGAAACACATCAGGGAACAGAGGTTCATTtgctctttgtctgtgtttaggaAAAGACTGATTGTAAGgttaaaaaaacaccatcagtTATTGACTGTGATTATTTATTTGCTCATGTCTACAAGTTGTTGAATAAGCGGCAGTGGAGGAAGGATGCTCGCAGACACGCAAAATGTTGACTTGTTGACGGTCAGGGAGAACAAAAAGGTATCCACCACATTCATCCTTTAAGTATGAAGATAACCGTCTACCCCGTGTAGGCTGCCGAATCCGTGTGAAATAACGTTCATTCATGTTCtcgtctgtgtttctctgctgatgAGATTTGTTTTAACATACAAGAAGAGGAATGCCAGTCATAAAATGGTAGATGTGAGCAGGAGGCTTAGCTTCTTTTGAGTAGCAGACATTTAGTTCatgatgtgtcagtgttgtgaaTCCATATCAAGCAGTAGCTAATGTAAACCAGTTTTTAATTCCTAGTATagtattgtttatttttttaatgtttcagaaATTAGCtacctccatttttttttcaaagttttgcTGAATATGTATATTCATTTCACATGGGACAGGAAAACCTTTCCTTCTGGGGTATACCATCGATGTGCCCATATAATAGTTTTTATATAGCTCTAAATGTACTGGACTCTGATGCTGTATAAACTTGTGTTAGTAGCAGCAGACAACAGCTTCATCAGAACAGCCTCTGACTTCCACGCTGTGTCGATCTCCATTATCGCCTCAGAAATAAGTTCCATTCCACGGTGCAGCCAGTTATCAGCGCCGTTCTCCAAACGGACTGAAGCATGCGGGGATTCAGATACAGTATCTCTGCTCCTCCCTGGTGCTCAGATAAGACTCGGCCTGGCTGAGGTTTgctcttctgtctctgcatcAGTTCTGTCACCAGCAGTGTGAATCTTCTCAGACTTGTACTTaatacagacaaacaccagaggacaagtgtttgtgttgacatgGCAGGATGATCACGGACGTTACACCTGACGATGCCCTCCCCCTGTTTGTCAGAGCCTTTGAGGTCACTGAAGGCAACGGCTTTGAAACCACTGTGGGAAAGGTTGGGTGTGGACCAGGCTTGACAATAAACCGCTCAGCATTGTTTGTTGCTGACCACAAAACACCAGATTTCATTCTGTCAGTCGCTGCTGGTGTTACAAAACGTCGAGTACTGAAataccagattttttttttaacttgcagCTGCAGACGTCTCACTTCACCCGCCTGCATGGGTTCAGGAGCTGCAGGCCCAGCCTCCCAGAGAAAAAAGGGTTTTTATCTGATGTAACGGAAAAGAAACCACAACAATGTGCGCTACTTTCTGCTCCCCTGAGAGGAGTTCAGCAACCAAGCACTTCGACTGAACTCTTCTGTCTAATCCTGCGCTGCAGACtgtgcctttctttctttcaaagaCTAAACACAAAGGCATTACCCCAAAGATAGCTAGAATTTCAGGTTGTTCAATAAAAGAGTACCCCTAGAGCATAGCATGGAGACTGGACCAGTTTTATTGTCTTGTCGTACTGTTTTTGAAAAGGGAAACAAAGCCCTGCTGGAAGACTCATCACAAATGCGTGGAACAGACGCACATCTGATGCCTTATTGAAACAATTAGAGTTGTTTAGGTTAAAGTTAGAGAAGTAGTCTATGTTCAGGatcagctgaaaaacatttctcttATTACATGTGTTACCGGTGAAAATGTTTGGTGTCTCCAGCTTGTATCTCTTTCAGAGTGCACCAGTGGCAGATAAA of the Chaetodon auriga isolate fChaAug3 chromosome 16, fChaAug3.hap1, whole genome shotgun sequence genome contains:
- the cbx2 gene encoding chromobox protein homolog 2, with product MEELSAVGEQVFDAECILNKRLRKGKLEFLVKWRGWSSKHNSWEPQENILDPRLLAAFNKKEQEKELLIRKKGKRPRGRPRKILENVPEAPKSSSSSSGSSSSSSDSSSSCSSSSSSSEDDGDDIKQANPSVRTRDLHPVPQKKAQIVVAKQEPPKKRSRKPLPPDGKEFQQNKGPRKILKTSKDTDLPGAIKKPVHLASFTFMGFHRGSARDPVGGQNRGSLTQGGAVKNSMSSVGPGRSVQPSSQSRNVTEGKLSISSMNSGTSLDLKAAASKSKGVAALNLNTSKHPIQGTTQHTLSSPNGQKKPQAPVSTLQRIPNTKEVASLPSKNASSNQSSGLQPLNLQNKPVQSSDAPGNGTTPMSGLRNTTNPTRKTIVTQNQEYSPLKNPATPGRLQARKNQSGADKLKEMTEIQTPRVQGRLEKSGVQKSSTEVQSQQERSASKDGKKAKMNDMSTGEDESSSDSDQDYAGQNRSVTVQNQDWKPTRSLIEHVFVTDVTANLVTVTVKESPTSVGFFSIRNY